In a single window of the Aminomonas paucivorans DSM 12260 genome:
- the flgD gene encoding flagellar hook assembly protein FlgD — protein MADPISGVNSSSTGGTTTTQTTERTIKNELGKDDFLKLLIAQLTNQDPLDPLKDQDFIAQMAQFTALEQTTNMAKGIETLTKLSMTSAVGYVGRVVGYTDDEGNSKAGTVQYVEFKDGAVTLKLTDGSSLALDKVEQVA, from the coding sequence ATGGCAGATCCGATTTCGGGAGTGAACTCCTCTTCCACCGGAGGCACGACCACAACCCAAACGACAGAACGGACCATCAAGAACGAACTGGGGAAGGACGACTTCCTCAAGCTGCTCATCGCGCAGCTGACCAATCAGGACCCCCTGGACCCCCTGAAGGACCAGGATTTCATCGCCCAGATGGCCCAGTTCACCGCCTTGGAACAGACCACCAACATGGCCAAGGGCATCGAGACCCTTACCAAGCTCTCCATGACCTCCGCAGTGGGCTACGTGGGCCGGGTGGTGGGGTACACGGATGACGAGGGCAACTCCAAGGCGGGGACGGTGCAGTACGTGGAGTTCAAGGACGGGGCGGTGACCCTGAAGCTCACCGACGGGTCGTCTCTGGCCCTGGACAAGGTCGAGCAGGTGGCCTAG
- a CDS encoding flagellar hook-basal body complex protein — MLRSLYSGVSGVKGHQTYLDVIGNNIANVNTTGFKKSNVLFQDLLYQSNRGAMAPNSDAGRGGINPMQVGLGVNIAAIETIHTQGPMQYTGNRNDMAIQGDGYFLVKEGEKSGSSSSRMGCFPGPRKPQLHLSVDQ, encoded by the coding sequence ATGCTTCGATCCCTCTACTCGGGCGTCAGCGGCGTGAAGGGGCACCAGACCTATCTGGACGTCATCGGCAACAACATCGCCAACGTGAACACCACGGGCTTCAAGAAGTCCAACGTGCTGTTCCAGGACCTGCTCTACCAAAGCAACCGGGGGGCCATGGCCCCGAACAGTGACGCGGGGCGGGGGGGTATCAACCCCATGCAGGTGGGTCTTGGGGTCAACATCGCCGCCATCGAGACCATCCACACCCAGGGTCCCATGCAGTACACGGGAAATCGCAACGACATGGCCATCCAGGGAGACGGGTATTTCCTGGTCAAGGAGGGAGAAAAATCCGGTTCCTCATCATCCCGTATGGGCTGCTTCCCGGGGCCCAGGAAACCGCAGTTGCATCTTAGCGTTGACCAGTAA
- a CDS encoding ISL3 family transposase, translated as MRKARKSSGKEVTDLNQLFLGFLGLEEPWFIQSIEWDPLEGRVDLHVSFREGTRFPCPKCGGSHPVHDCLERTWRHLNLFQHKTYLHARVPRTECPEHGVHQIAVPWGEERSGFTLLFEAFVMELAPLLPVKEISRVLGETDTRLWRIIRRHVDRFLATQDLTGLRRVGVDETSYRRGHRYVTAFVDLDRGHAIWVTEGKGKAVLARFAAYLTSRGVAPSVITDFTLDMSEAFIQGIGENFPQARLTFDKFHVIKMMNEAVDQVRREERRGAEELTGSRYLWLYNPESLSPKQQAALTALLASKNTRKTQRAYALKLLLQEFYEKVPRWGTVWLKRWYWRASHSRLEPVKKLARTIKNHWEGVLNHIRTGIDNGILEGRNSLFKAASAKARGYRTSTYAALSYLLVNAKMQLRFPGPREAAHTG; from the coding sequence AGCAGCGGCAAGGAAGTGACGGACTTGAACCAGCTCTTCCTGGGTTTTCTGGGCCTGGAAGAGCCCTGGTTCATCCAGTCCATCGAATGGGATCCCCTGGAGGGACGGGTGGACCTGCACGTCTCCTTCCGGGAGGGCACCCGATTCCCCTGCCCGAAGTGCGGGGGTTCCCATCCGGTTCATGACTGCCTGGAGCGCACCTGGCGCCACCTGAACCTCTTCCAGCACAAGACCTACCTTCACGCCCGGGTCCCCCGAACGGAGTGTCCGGAACATGGAGTCCACCAGATCGCCGTCCCCTGGGGAGAGGAACGGAGCGGCTTCACCCTGCTCTTCGAAGCCTTCGTGATGGAACTGGCCCCCCTTCTTCCCGTGAAGGAGATCTCCCGCGTCCTGGGGGAGACGGACACCCGACTCTGGCGGATCATCCGCCGGCACGTGGACCGCTTCTTGGCCACCCAGGATCTTACGGGGCTGCGCAGGGTCGGGGTGGACGAAACCTCCTACCGCAGGGGGCACAGGTATGTCACCGCCTTCGTGGACCTGGACCGGGGACACGCCATCTGGGTCACGGAGGGGAAGGGCAAGGCCGTCCTGGCGCGGTTTGCGGCCTACCTGACCTCACGAGGTGTCGCCCCCTCCGTCATCACCGACTTCACCCTGGACATGTCCGAGGCCTTCATCCAGGGGATCGGGGAGAACTTTCCCCAGGCCCGCCTGACCTTCGACAAATTCCACGTCATCAAAATGATGAACGAAGCGGTGGACCAGGTCCGCCGAGAGGAACGCCGGGGTGCCGAGGAACTGACGGGAAGCCGCTACCTCTGGCTTTACAACCCCGAAAGTCTCTCGCCCAAGCAGCAAGCAGCCCTCACCGCCCTGCTTGCCTCAAAGAACACCCGCAAGACCCAAAGGGCCTACGCCCTGAAGCTCCTCCTGCAGGAGTTCTACGAGAAGGTCCCGCGCTGGGGGACCGTGTGGCTGAAACGCTGGTACTGGCGAGCCAGCCACAGCCGCCTGGAACCGGTCAAGAAGCTGGCCCGAACCATCAAGAATCACTGGGAGGGGGTCCTGAATCACATCCGAACCGGGATCGACAACGGCATCCTGGAGGGACGCAACAGCCTCTTCAAGGCCGCCTCGGCGAAAGCCCGAGGCTACCGCACCTCCACCTATGCGGCTCTGAGCTATTTACTGGTCAACGCTAAGATGCAACTGCGGTTTCCTGGGCCCCGGGAAGCAGCCCATACGGGATGA